A window from Dehalococcoidia bacterium encodes these proteins:
- a CDS encoding MFS transporter, which translates to MSGITKARMAESGLYAHTTAYSLVLGAIIVLVPLYILSLGYSPAGLGLIIAGQGVFQVGLRLFGGILSDRLGERWVMQCALAAMACGSFALAFSESVFWMIIAQALFGGSRSIYWVAAQSYGTRIDEDRPAAIMGRFFGFGSAGSIIGNGGAAVVAATFGFETGFILVAIISIASMIVVAITPKIPNPSQRTLKEILSPVPKVFLKKAIVLPAILAFGTSLQMGVMGSIGAALFEEFGFLDKDAAITFGMIAMDKYGFLMSTHAIGSVIAGFTFAKFITKAGQQITYALTMGGNGVLLLSIVFIGDIFLIATLMMFTLGLAFNSGRVFNSSLTAMASLPEQRGVFMAVVGIYWALGVFIGPFVFGPLAELTSLSISISVVGILMLIAAVMTPVLFRITIPTKNSVD; encoded by the coding sequence ATGAGCGGAATTACAAAAGCAAGGATGGCCGAATCCGGATTATATGCGCATACAACTGCATACAGTCTAGTATTAGGTGCCATTATTGTTCTTGTCCCACTCTACATTCTCTCACTAGGCTACAGCCCTGCTGGCTTGGGACTGATAATTGCAGGTCAAGGAGTATTTCAAGTAGGGCTACGTCTCTTTGGGGGAATACTTTCTGATAGGTTAGGCGAACGATGGGTCATGCAATGCGCTCTGGCTGCAATGGCATGTGGCTCATTTGCATTGGCTTTCTCAGAGTCCGTTTTCTGGATGATCATCGCGCAAGCATTATTTGGAGGTTCACGATCAATCTATTGGGTGGCGGCGCAATCCTATGGCACCCGTATTGATGAAGACAGGCCAGCAGCAATCATGGGCCGCTTCTTTGGTTTCGGATCAGCTGGCTCGATAATTGGAAATGGGGGAGCTGCAGTAGTAGCCGCTACTTTTGGTTTTGAGACAGGGTTCATACTAGTGGCAATTATCTCTATTGCATCTATGATCGTGGTTGCTATTACGCCTAAAATTCCTAATCCATCCCAACGGACTTTAAAGGAAATCCTATCGCCAGTACCAAAAGTGTTCCTGAAAAAAGCAATTGTACTGCCAGCCATACTGGCTTTTGGCACGTCACTTCAGATGGGCGTAATGGGCTCTATAGGAGCTGCCCTTTTCGAAGAATTTGGTTTCCTTGATAAGGACGCAGCTATAACTTTTGGAATGATTGCGATGGACAAATATGGTTTCTTAATGTCTACACATGCAATTGGATCTGTAATTGCAGGCTTTACGTTCGCTAAATTCATTACAAAAGCTGGCCAGCAAATTACCTATGCACTGACAATGGGAGGGAATGGTGTATTGTTGCTTTCCATTGTTTTCATAGGAGATATATTTCTAATTGCAACATTAATGATGTTCACTCTGGGATTGGCATTTAATTCAGGCCGCGTATTCAACTCAAGCCTTACTGCAATGGCAAGTTTGCCAGAACAAAGAGGGGTATTCATGGCAGTTGTTGGAATATATTGGGCATTAGGTGTATTTATTGGACCATTCGTATTTGGACCACTTGCAGAATTAACCAGCCTTTCTATTTCCATCTCAGTTGTTGGGATACTCATGTTAATTGCGGCCGTTATGACCCCTGTTTTGTTTCGAATAACAATTCCAACTAAGAATTCAGTTGACTAG
- a CDS encoding DUF951 domain-containing protein, with translation MNFQFGSRVILRKPHPCGSYEWRVERLGVDIGMRCLNCGHYIVTTRQRLSRNAREILEPSSQLNS, from the coding sequence ATGAATTTCCAGTTTGGCTCGCGTGTAATACTTAGAAAGCCTCATCCATGTGGTAGTTATGAGTGGCGAGTAGAGAGATTAGGGGTAGATATAGGAATGCGCTGCCTTAATTGTGGCCACTATATAGTGACGACGCGTCAAAGATTAAGCCGAAACGCACGGGAAATTCTTGAGCCCTCTAGTCAACTGAATTCTTAG
- the pyrF gene encoding orotidine-5'-phosphate decarboxylase produces the protein MDKFINRLEGISRLNKSLLCVGLDPWLPSMPIKDIAEFNKEIIQATSDLVCAYKPQFAFFEAEGLQGLRALEKTLNAIPSGIPVILDVKRGDLGNTSVAYAKAAFEVWGADAVTVSPYMGLDSIQPFIDYSDKGIFILIRTSNPGGADFQELSVTDADLTTRPLYEHIAHKANSWNTSDNLGLVVGATNPAELKEIRGICDTLPILIPGIGAQGGDLKSSVNYGVDSNGRRAIINASRSIIFASNEIDFANAARNEALSLRNAINYELLEMGHKWE, from the coding sequence ATGGATAAGTTTATCAATCGGCTTGAAGGAATATCACGCCTGAATAAAAGTTTACTATGCGTAGGTCTTGATCCGTGGCTACCTTCAATGCCTATCAAGGATATCGCAGAATTTAACAAAGAAATTATTCAGGCAACTTCCGACTTAGTTTGTGCGTATAAGCCACAATTTGCATTTTTTGAAGCTGAAGGCCTTCAGGGTCTTAGGGCGTTAGAGAAAACGTTAAATGCTATTCCTAGCGGTATACCGGTCATTCTTGACGTTAAAAGAGGAGATCTTGGCAATACATCAGTTGCTTACGCAAAAGCAGCGTTTGAAGTATGGGGCGCTGATGCAGTTACTGTCAGCCCTTATATGGGATTAGATTCGATTCAACCGTTTATTGATTATTCGGATAAAGGGATTTTCATTTTGATTAGAACATCAAACCCTGGTGGAGCAGATTTCCAAGAATTATCCGTAACTGATGCCGACTTAACCACTCGCCCTCTTTATGAGCATATTGCGCATAAAGCTAACAGTTGGAATACATCAGATAATTTGGGGTTAGTTGTCGGAGCGACTAACCCAGCAGAGCTAAAAGAAATTCGCGGGATATGCGACACTTTACCTATATTGATTCCGGGGATCGGCGCTCAGGGTGGTGATTTGAAGAGCTCTGTTAATTATGGTGTAGATTCCAACGGCAGAAGAGCCATAATTAATGCCTCAAGAAGTATAATTTTTGCTTCAAACGAAATAGATTTTGCCAATGCAGCTAGGAACGAAGCTTTATCTTTGAGAAATGCTATCAACTATGAATTACTAGAAATGGGCCATAAATGGGAATGA
- a CDS encoding methylenetetrahydrofolate reductase, with product MHNLVESYTSADTPLVICDYSPPRSPRQLNVESIEKLPIDYFSVAYNPGRSPRVDSITVARSLQEKTGKPAIFTIATRDMNKIAIQSQLLGAYMAGLSHVLLLGGDSLSQEELALGATEVRNYKPTELIASTAELSAGWDYRGKPIQPPPTFCIGAALDTTRDLTKEVLLAEKKIEAGANFFISQPIYEITEYQNFLTAYRKITGKELSVPVFWGLQMLTSDGPIFGNPPKAFLRDLEEGISSEVIAKKQFAEMKTAGIKGVYLIPPISANGRRSYSSITLLLDN from the coding sequence ATGCATAATCTGGTTGAATCCTACACAAGTGCTGATACTCCTTTAGTTATTTGTGACTACTCGCCTCCGAGATCCCCTCGTCAGCTAAATGTCGAATCTATTGAAAAGCTCCCTATTGATTATTTCTCTGTTGCCTATAACCCAGGAAGATCGCCAAGGGTTGATTCGATAACAGTGGCACGTTCATTACAGGAAAAAACAGGGAAGCCTGCTATTTTCACAATTGCCACGCGCGATATGAACAAAATTGCTATACAGTCTCAGCTTTTAGGTGCATACATGGCAGGGTTAAGTCATGTGTTATTACTTGGTGGAGACTCTCTTTCTCAGGAAGAGTTAGCATTAGGTGCAACTGAAGTAAGGAACTATAAACCAACTGAACTGATCGCAAGCACAGCCGAATTGTCTGCAGGTTGGGATTATCGAGGAAAACCGATTCAGCCTCCTCCTACTTTTTGTATTGGTGCAGCTCTTGATACCACAAGGGATCTGACTAAAGAAGTCCTCCTTGCTGAGAAAAAAATAGAAGCTGGAGCAAATTTCTTTATTTCCCAGCCTATTTATGAAATCACCGAGTATCAAAATTTTTTGACAGCCTATAGAAAAATCACCGGTAAAGAACTAAGTGTTCCAGTTTTTTGGGGGCTACAAATGCTAACTTCGGATGGTCCAATTTTTGGCAACCCTCCAAAAGCATTTCTTCGCGATTTAGAGGAAGGAATATCCTCAGAAGTGATCGCTAAAAAACAGTTCGCCGAAATGAAAACTGCTGGCATAAAAGGGGTTTATCTAATTCCCCCTATTTCAGCAAATGGGAGACGATCCTACAGTTCCATTACCCTGTTATTAGATAATTAA
- a CDS encoding cupin domain-containing protein: MVMQGTDMKIAETPTDGLTDFRKPDAYEDWLEREKVMVHKSFYIPNWHEVEVGPWERKGGEGAVVHIDNVHLPNDLHVVDIRPGGKSEPEHHMYEINFYIVSGRGATTVWLDNDNKQTFEWKTGSLFTIPLNAWYQHFNGSGDEKVRYMATTNAPHMMRFFRDDSFIFENDFMFHSRYSNDESFFSGSGTLYNKRIWETNFVPNAPDMALYGWKDRGAGGINAMLEMGKNDMGNHISEFPIGTYKKAHRHGPGAHLFLLSGDSGFSLLWTKPDRSDMIKCDWQVGTVVIIPGDGTYHQHFNSGTTRARYMALRGGNGGFLAPNQKATADVSLKEGGIQVEYEDEDREIHEIFEAELAKSGAQCNMKAFIPYCTGVEGVTDARAT; this comes from the coding sequence ATGGTCATGCAAGGCACTGATATGAAAATCGCCGAAACCCCAACGGATGGGTTGACGGATTTTCGTAAACCTGATGCGTACGAAGACTGGTTGGAACGCGAAAAAGTGATGGTCCACAAGAGCTTCTATATCCCCAATTGGCATGAAGTTGAGGTAGGCCCATGGGAACGAAAAGGAGGCGAAGGCGCAGTTGTTCATATTGACAATGTCCATCTCCCCAACGACTTACATGTAGTTGATATTAGGCCTGGTGGAAAATCAGAGCCAGAACATCACATGTACGAGATAAATTTTTATATCGTTTCCGGTAGAGGAGCCACAACTGTTTGGCTTGATAACGACAATAAGCAAACTTTTGAATGGAAAACAGGCTCGTTGTTTACAATCCCATTAAATGCTTGGTATCAGCATTTCAACGGCTCTGGTGATGAAAAAGTTCGCTATATGGCGACTACCAATGCTCCTCACATGATGCGTTTCTTTAGGGATGATTCATTTATTTTTGAAAATGACTTCATGTTTCATTCTCGTTATTCCAATGATGAATCATTTTTCTCAGGTAGTGGAACTTTGTATAACAAGCGAATATGGGAAACCAACTTCGTTCCTAACGCCCCTGATATGGCCTTATATGGCTGGAAGGACCGAGGCGCAGGTGGAATTAACGCCATGTTAGAAATGGGTAAGAACGATATGGGCAATCACATATCTGAATTCCCGATTGGTACTTATAAAAAGGCACACCGACACGGACCTGGTGCACATTTGTTTTTGCTTAGTGGGGATTCTGGGTTTTCATTGTTGTGGACTAAGCCTGACAGGTCGGACATGATTAAATGCGATTGGCAGGTAGGTACTGTTGTAATTATTCCCGGAGACGGAACATATCACCAGCACTTTAACTCTGGAACTACGAGAGCACGTTACATGGCCCTTAGAGGAGGGAATGGAGGTTTCTTAGCTCCTAACCAAAAAGCAACAGCAGATGTTAGCTTAAAGGAGGGGGGAATTCAGGTTGAATACGAAGATGAAGATCGTGAGATTCATGAAATCTTCGAAGCAGAGCTTGCTAAGAGCGGGGCACAATGCAACATGAAAGCTTTCATCCCTTATTGTACTGGGGTGGAAGGTGTAACTGACGCTAGAGCCACATAG
- the hpt gene encoding hypoxanthine phosphoribosyltransferase — MIEKSGPEPLEDTPQPNRRGVVSRRSPKTDSKAGSLTESSNPEPLEQAVAPRPKRTYRRKPIRRSTSEKSDPEQEVSPLDTNQEYVSTPPLNASQPSAPEGKAKAFMHPSEQEFADLLDYYKINYLYEPRSFPLKWDGNRVVQMFTPDFYLPEYDQYFELTTMKQNLVTLKNRKLRTVRELYPEVNVQLLYRRDLMRLMGKYGFGPLADAPIEGTGKILFSEEVVQTRVEELAKEITKDYEGEEPVLIGVLRGVVVFMADLMRSIDLDLQIEFMEITHYGEETDGGIEVLRDSLTELKGKHVIIVEDIVDTGLTLRYLVEHLQAKEPASIKICTLLDKPVRRMAGIPIGYVGFEIPDEFLVGYGLDYMGKFRNLPHLAILNRTEPKAVPQR; from the coding sequence ATGATTGAAAAATCCGGGCCTGAACCTTTAGAAGATACTCCCCAACCTAACCGAAGAGGCGTTGTTTCTAGGCGCTCGCCAAAAACTGATAGCAAGGCAGGGAGTTTGACAGAATCTTCTAACCCTGAACCCCTTGAACAGGCAGTTGCTCCACGACCTAAGAGAACGTACCGACGCAAGCCAATACGCAGAAGTACAAGTGAAAAAAGCGACCCTGAGCAAGAAGTAAGTCCTCTGGATACTAATCAAGAATATGTTTCAACTCCCCCATTGAATGCTAGCCAACCATCTGCTCCTGAGGGTAAAGCCAAAGCCTTTATGCATCCAAGTGAGCAAGAGTTTGCCGATTTACTCGATTATTACAAAATTAATTATTTATATGAACCAAGATCCTTTCCATTGAAATGGGACGGCAATCGAGTAGTTCAAATGTTCACACCTGATTTCTATTTGCCTGAATATGATCAGTATTTTGAACTCACTACGATGAAGCAAAATTTAGTTACCCTTAAGAATCGAAAATTACGAACTGTGCGTGAGCTATATCCTGAAGTGAACGTGCAATTGCTCTACCGCAGGGATCTTATGAGGCTGATGGGTAAATATGGATTTGGCCCCCTTGCAGATGCTCCGATTGAGGGGACAGGAAAAATCCTGTTCAGTGAAGAAGTTGTTCAAACTAGAGTTGAGGAATTAGCTAAAGAAATCACTAAGGATTATGAAGGTGAGGAGCCTGTTCTCATAGGAGTATTGCGAGGCGTTGTAGTTTTCATGGCTGATCTCATGCGGTCTATTGATTTGGATTTGCAAATTGAATTTATGGAAATAACTCACTATGGCGAAGAAACAGACGGTGGCATAGAAGTGCTGAGGGACTCATTGACTGAGCTTAAGGGCAAGCACGTGATTATTGTAGAAGACATAGTTGATACAGGTTTAACACTTCGATATTTGGTAGAGCATTTGCAGGCTAAAGAGCCTGCAAGTATTAAGATTTGTACGCTTCTTGATAAGCCTGTTCGCAGAATGGCAGGGATTCCAATCGGATACGTGGGTTTTGAAATCCCTGATGAATTTTTAGTCGGATACGGCTTAGATTACATGGGTAAATTCAGGAATTTACCCCACCTAGCCATCTTGAATCGTACAGAACCGAAGGCAGTTCCTCAAAGATAA
- the carB gene encoding carbamoyl-phosphate synthase large subunit yields the protein MTQTANRDIRKVLVIGSGPIVIGQAAEFDYAGTQACKALREEGISVVLVNSNPATIMTDKEIADAVYIEPLTVEVIERVIQREKPDGLLPTLGGQTGLNLAVSLDEAGILDQYGVRLLGTSINTIKTAEDRELFRNLLNDLGEPIAPSEIANSIEEAMQVGYDLGLPLVVRPAYTLGGTGGGFATTFEELRTVVESGLAASPINQILVERSMRGWREVEYEVMRDSSDTCITICNMENFDAMGVHTGDSIVIAPSQTLSDIEYQMLRSASIRIIRALGIEGGCNIQFGLAPNPIIGDSLPGDNPNPLEYFVIEVNPRVSRSSALASKATGYPIARVAAKIAVGLRLMDIPNAVTQRTAAAFEPALDYCVIKIPRWPFDKFATGDRAISTQMKATGEVMAIDRSFEAALHKAVRSLELGGQSLLWEDPAWQNAKVENLPLDPTDLRLWAVFAALRKEADVSELAKITHIDPWFLHGMQRIAHMYRRLTEEKLDHSLLQEAKSIGVPDETIAALVGLSTEEIRQLRIKENIKPVYKMVDTCAAEFEAVTTYFYSTYEQENEATPLEGEKALVIGSGPIRIGQGIEFDYCSVHAAWALGSSGVSSILVNSNPETVSTDFDTSDRLYFEPLDEESVRDIVDNERIGSKYPPSVVQFGGQTAINLSQALGEAGLPILGSSADAIDIASDRERFGELMKNLGIPQPPGATALSLDEGLKIAQEIDFPLVVRPSYVLGGRAMEIVDNEVEFKRYLAKAFEAAPNRPILIDKYFQGREVEIDAVVDGEKVLIPGIMEHIERAGVHSGDSMALFPSNNLSEYEKDIIVDYSTRIGLALGVKGLMNIQYVIMNESRPYGITLSADSGLSSVYVIEVNPRSSRTIPFISKVTDIPMVQIATNVMIGQTLRQQGYEGGLYPIPPLSSVKAPVFSMSKLTGVDTYLGPEMKSTGEVMGVDIEPRFAIAKALVASGLMLPTSGSLLVTIADKDKAEAVPWLKSIASLDYQLYATKGTASLMRTIGIDAIEVNKVGEPYPNAYSVVADGTVNAVINTVEQVAQSLKDGFEIRRSATERRIPCYTSMDTARAAIEALVDRGNDYNVASIVEYVQGKINIAE from the coding sequence ATGACGCAAACGGCAAATAGAGATATAAGAAAAGTGCTTGTTATCGGAAGCGGTCCGATAGTAATTGGCCAAGCTGCTGAATTCGACTACGCAGGTACACAGGCATGCAAGGCACTTAGAGAAGAAGGAATTTCTGTCGTCTTAGTTAATTCTAATCCGGCCACTATTATGACGGATAAAGAGATTGCAGATGCTGTATACATTGAACCTCTAACAGTAGAGGTAATAGAGAGGGTAATTCAAAGAGAGAAGCCTGATGGTCTTCTGCCGACTCTTGGAGGACAAACTGGACTTAATCTTGCAGTCTCGCTTGATGAAGCAGGCATTCTTGATCAGTATGGAGTCAGATTATTAGGAACGTCGATTAATACCATTAAAACGGCCGAAGATAGAGAGCTATTTAGAAATTTATTAAATGATCTTGGAGAACCTATTGCCCCAAGCGAAATTGCTAACTCTATTGAAGAGGCTATGCAGGTCGGTTATGACTTGGGTCTACCACTAGTCGTGCGCCCTGCTTACACGCTAGGCGGTACTGGCGGAGGCTTTGCTACAACGTTTGAAGAACTACGTACTGTTGTTGAAAGTGGGCTAGCTGCTAGTCCGATTAATCAGATCTTAGTAGAAAGATCGATGAGAGGATGGCGTGAGGTTGAATATGAAGTTATGCGAGATTCTTCCGATACATGCATAACCATATGCAATATGGAAAATTTTGATGCGATGGGTGTCCATACTGGGGATAGCATAGTTATTGCACCAAGCCAGACTCTTTCAGACATTGAGTATCAAATGCTTCGTTCCGCGAGCATTAGAATTATTAGGGCGCTAGGTATTGAAGGCGGCTGTAATATTCAATTTGGGCTAGCACCCAATCCGATTATTGGCGATTCTTTGCCAGGTGATAATCCAAACCCTCTAGAATATTTTGTAATAGAAGTTAACCCTCGGGTCAGTAGATCATCAGCATTAGCATCTAAGGCAACAGGCTATCCAATTGCACGAGTTGCCGCAAAAATTGCAGTTGGATTAAGGCTTATGGACATACCGAATGCAGTCACGCAACGTACTGCAGCGGCTTTTGAACCAGCTTTGGACTACTGCGTTATTAAGATTCCTCGTTGGCCATTTGACAAATTTGCTACGGGTGATCGAGCAATAAGCACTCAAATGAAGGCCACTGGTGAAGTGATGGCAATTGACCGAAGCTTTGAGGCCGCACTGCACAAGGCTGTTCGATCATTGGAACTTGGTGGCCAATCCTTACTCTGGGAAGATCCTGCTTGGCAGAACGCAAAAGTTGAAAACCTCCCTCTTGACCCGACTGATCTTCGGCTTTGGGCTGTATTTGCCGCTCTTCGCAAAGAGGCAGATGTCAGCGAGCTGGCAAAGATCACACATATTGATCCATGGTTTCTACATGGGATGCAACGCATAGCGCATATGTACCGGAGACTGACTGAGGAAAAATTGGATCATAGTCTTCTTCAAGAGGCTAAATCAATCGGAGTTCCGGATGAAACCATAGCCGCTCTAGTAGGTCTATCAACTGAAGAAATTCGACAGTTACGGATAAAGGAAAATATTAAACCGGTCTACAAAATGGTTGATACCTGCGCTGCTGAATTTGAAGCAGTGACTACTTATTTTTATAGTACTTACGAACAGGAAAACGAAGCTACTCCTTTGGAAGGTGAAAAAGCGCTGGTAATTGGAAGTGGTCCTATTCGTATTGGACAAGGAATCGAATTCGATTATTGTTCAGTGCACGCAGCATGGGCTTTGGGTTCCTCTGGTGTGAGTTCTATTTTGGTCAATTCAAACCCTGAGACAGTTTCAACTGACTTTGATACTAGTGATCGACTTTATTTTGAGCCTTTAGATGAAGAAAGCGTTCGCGATATTGTAGACAATGAGCGTATAGGATCTAAATATCCTCCCTCGGTTGTGCAATTTGGAGGACAAACTGCAATTAATCTAAGTCAGGCGTTGGGAGAGGCTGGCTTGCCTATTCTGGGTTCATCTGCCGATGCTATAGATATTGCCTCTGATAGGGAGAGATTTGGGGAACTTATGAAAAATTTGGGTATTCCCCAACCTCCAGGAGCTACTGCTTTATCACTGGATGAAGGTCTAAAAATTGCCCAAGAAATAGATTTCCCTCTGGTAGTGCGCCCTAGTTATGTACTTGGGGGTCGCGCAATGGAAATTGTTGATAATGAAGTGGAATTTAAAAGGTACTTAGCTAAGGCTTTTGAAGCTGCGCCGAACAGACCAATTCTGATAGACAAATATTTCCAGGGAAGGGAAGTTGAAATTGATGCTGTAGTAGACGGTGAGAAGGTTCTTATCCCTGGCATAATGGAGCATATTGAACGGGCTGGTGTTCATTCGGGTGATTCAATGGCCCTTTTCCCTTCTAATAATTTATCTGAGTACGAGAAGGACATTATTGTCGATTACAGTACACGGATAGGCTTGGCCCTAGGAGTCAAAGGGCTGATGAATATCCAGTACGTAATAATGAATGAAAGTCGACCTTACGGCATTACTCTTTCAGCTGATTCTGGTCTTTCCTCAGTGTATGTTATCGAAGTAAATCCACGTTCTAGCAGAACAATACCTTTCATTTCTAAAGTCACTGATATCCCAATGGTTCAAATAGCGACTAATGTAATGATTGGGCAGACATTACGGCAGCAAGGATATGAGGGAGGGTTGTACCCTATCCCTCCTTTGTCCAGTGTAAAAGCTCCAGTATTTTCGATGTCAAAATTAACAGGAGTAGATACCTATTTAGGTCCAGAAATGAAATCAACTGGAGAGGTAATGGGTGTAGACATAGAGCCTAGATTTGCAATCGCTAAAGCTCTTGTAGCTTCAGGATTAATGCTTCCAACATCTGGGTCCTTATTGGTTACTATTGCCGATAAAGACAAAGCAGAAGCAGTGCCTTGGCTTAAATCAATCGCTTCTTTAGATTACCAGCTTTATGCAACTAAAGGGACTGCGTCATTAATGCGAACTATTGGTATAGATGCCATAGAAGTCAACAAAGTTGGCGAGCCGTATCCCAATGCATATTCAGTGGTTGCAGATGGTACTGTGAACGCTGTTATTAACACCGTTGAACAAGTAGCACAGTCATTGAAAGATGGATTTGAAATAAGACGATCTGCAACAGAAAGAAGAATTCCTTGTTATACATCTATGGATACTGCTCGAGCTGCAATAGAAGCTTTAGTAGATAGGGGTAATGATTACAACGTAGCGTCAATTGTTGAATATGTGCAAGGTAAAATAAACATTGCTGAATGA
- the carA gene encoding glutamine-hydrolyzing carbamoyl-phosphate synthase small subunit — MTKKGYLVLSDGSIYQGISYGSEGNAYGEVVFNTSMSGYQEILTDPSYAGQIVIPTYPMQGNYGVNQSYEESSKIQVASFVIRSHSPTPSHFDVQNTLSDYLKERGIPGLSGVDTRAITRRIRSEGVMMGMVTTGNPQEAFEELSNSPAYDTVNFVERVTTANEYIWNNEGALKIALVDCGVKYNILRNLAIRNCKIHVFPSNVSSDEILNINPDGVVFSPGPGDPVHNQGTVATASSIVRKIPTLGICLGHQIIARALGASTYKLKFGHRGGNHPVQDLNSGKVYITAQNHGYAVDETDLPAGLIVTHKNLNDGTIEGIRHEELPIVSIQYHSEAAPGPLDNAYIFDQFIELVQK; from the coding sequence ATGACTAAAAAGGGTTACTTAGTTTTAAGCGATGGGTCGATATATCAAGGGATTTCATATGGATCAGAAGGTAATGCTTACGGTGAAGTAGTATTTAATACTAGTATGTCCGGGTATCAAGAAATTCTGACTGATCCTTCATACGCTGGGCAGATTGTTATTCCTACTTACCCAATGCAGGGGAATTACGGAGTGAACCAGAGTTACGAGGAATCATCCAAAATTCAAGTAGCATCTTTTGTAATTAGAAGCCATTCACCCACACCAAGTCATTTTGATGTACAAAATACGCTATCCGACTATTTGAAAGAACGCGGTATTCCTGGTCTTTCCGGTGTTGATACGAGGGCTATTACTCGACGCATTCGTTCGGAAGGCGTAATGATGGGAATGGTTACTACCGGTAACCCTCAAGAAGCTTTTGAAGAATTATCCAACAGCCCCGCTTACGATACTGTTAATTTTGTTGAAAGAGTTACTACGGCAAACGAATATATCTGGAACAATGAAGGTGCCTTAAAAATTGCATTAGTCGATTGCGGCGTGAAGTACAACATACTAAGGAACCTGGCTATACGTAACTGCAAAATTCACGTATTCCCCTCAAATGTTTCTTCTGATGAAATTCTCAATATTAATCCAGATGGCGTGGTTTTTTCGCCAGGACCAGGTGACCCTGTGCATAACCAGGGAACAGTTGCAACCGCTAGTTCTATAGTCCGAAAAATTCCAACCCTCGGGATATGCCTAGGTCATCAAATAATTGCACGCGCTCTTGGTGCAAGCACCTATAAATTGAAATTTGGACATAGAGGTGGTAACCATCCCGTCCAAGATCTTAATTCGGGCAAAGTTTATATAACTGCACAAAATCATGGGTATGCAGTTGATGAAACTGATTTGCCTGCAGGTCTAATTGTTACGCATAAAAATCTAAATGATGGAACCATTGAAGGTATAAGGCACGAAGAGCTGCCAATCGTTTCGATCCAGTACCACTCAGAAGCTGCACCGGGTCCGTTGGATAACGCATATATATTTGATCAGTTCATTGAGTTGGTGCAGAAATGA